The genomic region TGTCGAAAGCAAATGTGTTCAGACCGTATGGATGCGCCTGACACATATGCTCACGGGTTTATGTGTGCCACGCCTCATACTAAAAGACAGTACGAAGTCTGTAATAGCCCTCGATACGATACAGGCCCTGTGTACCACTTACATAGCAGGTACGTGTTGTCTAGAGgtggaagggagataactctaactAAATTTAACTTCCGAGTAAAACGTcaaatcaataataaattttatCATGGCGGCGGACGAGCGAGCTCCGCTGCTGAAGTTCTCAGAAGAAGACGATTATGACGGACCACGGAATAGAAAAGCTCCCTATCGCCTCCCGTCTCAGTTCCCAGGTTTGGGTGACCCGGCGGACGAATTCATACTCCCTCTATCACTCTGCGAGTCCGACCACATCGTGTGTGTGTTCGTCGTGACGTTCGACACTCGGTCAGGtagatatgtgtatataaatatcatactCTGTATCACAACATACTTCGGAACTTCTACGTCATTGTTTCGTCAGTTGTAAGCTGCCCAAACCTGAGATGTTCTAGTTCCGGGTGGTTGCATATGCTAAATAATTATTAAGACCAGCTTCCCTATATAGGTgaacaaaattaataatattatatacatctaCAAGTCCGTGAGAAGACAAATGAGTGTATTGATAATCAAAtggaataaaatatacatgtatttgaaaagtTAACGAAACCATCGTTGACAGATCTTTTTCGCCACGGGAGAGTGACTCTATGTTctatatgtttaaatattaaaaaaaaaaaaaaaaatagtcgtCTTAATTTCCAAAGTCTTAATTCAGATCAAAATGGAGATTTATAAATGAGTGGGTAAAGGGACTTGGTACAACTTCCCGAgctatatttatatgtataactgtatGTAAAAGAACTGGACTTGGCTGAATAAAATGCTGATGGCCAGGAATAGCGCCATCATATGTAGTAATTAGCGTCTGTCTAAAGTTCAGAGGTCCCGAGTCGGAGTCTAGTCATTGCACTTTCGAATTCCCTCTCTTGTTACATATGGCGCCCAACTAAATACCCACGGAGATGGTATAGGGTCTGGTATGTGTCTTCAGGATCGAAGGACTTTGTTAAAGGAGGGGAGAATGTAGCAGAATTGGACTTCAGGCTGAATGCTGGTGGCCAGCTGGTAGCTCAAATGCATATGGTTAGAGCATCCGTCTTGAGTTTCGATGTCCCAGGTTTGAGTCCCGATCTGGTCGCCCCAATTTCCCTCTCCTGTTAGATTATTACGAAAAATATCTCATTATTACTTCGTTCCTGCTTCAGCCATCTTCCTGTTCTATATCATCAAGTTTGTATATAGAAGTTGGTTTTCCAGTGGAATTTTATAACGGGATATCTATCTCATGTACATaaggtatatatgatatacccTCAACTCAATTTTCCAATCTATTGCAGGAAACATGATCGAATGGTGCATGCCGGAGGACTTTGACCTTGATGGGGTAGAGTTCAAGGCCATGGTCAGTGGATCGCACACCATGACAAAAGACTTTGTGTAAGTACAACACATTAGTGATTTTGAGGAACTTTCGAAGGtttatcaaaaatgattttCTGTTAGTTTTGAGACAAAATTTGGACCCGAAATTGGACAAGAGAAGTACATGGTAACAAGGACAGATTGTATACCAGGAAGTAGTATGTTTAAACATATCAAACAATTCCTTAAAGTCATCATGCATATTAAcgtaaatttgaaattaatgcCTTCTTTCATAGATTTCTctgattttatttcaaaataatactGTAAGTATTGCtatttattattacatttgtacAACTGAGgtaaatttgatatcaaatggTAATATTTTAGAAATCTACAAATCAACTTTGATTTGACCCTTGAGAGTATATTTTTGACTCCCCAGAGACTTGACCCTTGAGAGTATATTTTTTGACTCCCCAAGCTTTAACCCTTGAGAGTATATTTTTGACGCTCCGGAATGAGACTGGACCTTTGAGAGTATATTTTTGACTCCCCAGAATGAGACTGGACCTTTGAGAGTATATTTTTGACTTTCCAGAATGAGGCTGGACCATTCATTGGAAGACATGTTTTGCCTCCCCAGAATGAGTTTTTAGAGTATCTTTGTGACTCCCTTGAATGAGTTTTAGAGTATCTTTGTGACTCCCTTGAATGAGTTTTTAGAGTATCTTTGTGACTCCCTTGAATGAGTTTTTAGAGTATCTTTGTGACTCCCTTGAATGAGTTTTTAGAGTATCTTTGTGACTCCCTTGAATGAGTTTTTAGAGTATCTTTGTGACTCCCTTGAATGAGACTTGACATGTGGGTTTATGTTTTTGACTCCATAGAATTAGATTTAACTCTTGTGCTTGCATGgacatgtgtatttgtcatgtacatgtatgtatggttTTGACACTTCAGATTTATATTAAGCAATTTCAGATGCTTAAGTACTTAAGCATCTGAAATTGCTTAATATCAAGGGTCCACAACCACAGAGAAAATGTCTATACTGTAGTACTCTGTAACTAATGGAACATTAATTAATCATGTTGtagttaatgaaaaaaaaattattgtaaacTAACATTCTGACAAACCAAAATGGATTTTAAACAAAGGATAAGTTTTagaatttacatataattttgGTTTGAATACTACAGGTGATAATCTGATTGAATTATGACGCAGCAAGGAGTCTAATAATTCTTTTTTTCAGGTACTTCCGAATGGACAACCTATACGGCCTGGCCTGTTTTGAGAATATGCGAGTGGAAAGTGAGATCGAGCGCGGAGCCAGGATGAAATCTGTCGGCATTCTGTCAACATCCTACACACTACTGTACCGACACATGCAGTTTCTGGAGACACAAGTCAGGTATCTACGATTACCtcgttagctcacctgcccgaaggtgaagggctactaagtttgttcaaatgaatgaccttgacctacagtCACGATCATaggagtcaaatatgctaaaatctttcaacaacttcttctcaataaccaagagactcCAGAGAGCTGTTATTGAGCCAATAGTATGCTGAAATGAAGGCTTGCACGATTTATTTACATGAACAAACCTAGCTAGTCTTCTCTGAAAATTTAATAAAGTGGTAATTTAATCAGCATTAGTTAGTATCTGCGtataaatgacctagatcaacttcaaagtttcTCTAGAAgtaggtgagtgatacaggcccattgggacACTTGTCactaatacatgtgtatttgtaacCAACATCCTTCATTCAGTACTTATGCatgtaaacattgaaaaaaaaaataaaaaaaaaaaaaaaattcacaattttttttctttcggaAAAttgaacctcaaaaacgtacctgcaTACTATACACGAGTGCCCACTTTACATGAATATTTACGGTATTTATGTATTCaccttttatttttaaagacacCAGCTGGAGACACCAGGGAACTACTCACAACTTCATGCGTTTTACCAGGACAAGAAGGGAACACTAACTAGTGATAGTGCTATTAGTGGAATGTCGTCCTCCAACTCGTCACCCTCCACACCAAGTAGAGATCTCCCCGAAATGAAGGTCAGTGCTTCATGGTCAAAGAGACAGGAGGGGACAGTTTCTAGTGGTGTCAGAATGATCTGTCCCTAGGGACACCGTGGGGTTCAGATTTAAGTGGTGTCAAAATGATCTGGGACAGAATACAGGGACGTAATGGGGTTCAGATTTTAGTGGTGCGGAATGATCTGAGGCAGAATACTGTGGCACAGTGGGGTTGAGATTTTGGTGGTGTCAGAATGATCTAGGACAAATATACAGGGACACTATGGGGTTAAGATTTTGGTGGTGTCTGTCAGAATGATCTGGGGCAGAATATAGTAACACAGTGGGTCAAGATTCTAGTTGTGTCAAAATGATCTGGGGCAGAATGCTGGGGCACAGTGGGGTTCAGATTTGGTTGTAtaggatttggtttgtttttgtttaacatactattaacagccagggtcacttaaggacgtgccaggtttttggaggtggaggaaagccggagtacacggagaaaaaccaccagcctatggtcagtacctagcaaatgccccacgtaggtttcgaacttgcaacccagaggtggagggctagtgataaagtgtcgggacaccttaaccactcgaccacgGGGGTATAGGGTGGGGACTGGACTGgcacaatatatgtatatataagtccATCTGCTTTGGGTATAAATTTGTGGTTTATAGCCTTGgctaataatatataataatatatattcctGGGGAAATCAAGTCCTAATTCGTTATTTGTTTTATTCCTACAGATTACCCATCCAGCCGGTTGCTTTTCACAGTTCATCAAATTTTTTGGCGAGAGTATATTTGTTCTATGGAAGTTCGCTCTACTACAACGAAGACTGCTGTTTTTTTCTCCGCCTCCCATTGGAGTAGTGTGTTACAGGGGTAAGTATATGTGTTATGTTGACATTGACAACATATTCATTTTGGTGTCGATTCATACTTCCGAGTAAATTTGGTGGTGGTTCATACTTCTGAGTAAATTTGGTGGTGATTCATTCTTCTGAGTAAATTTGGTGGTAATTCATACTTCTGAGTAAATTTGGTGGTAATTCATACTTCTGAGTAAATTTGGTGGTAATTCATACTTCTCAGAAGACCTAGGAATACAGGAATCTCCACCTAGAATATGAGACAAACCTGAATGAAGCCCAATCAATGTTCCAACACATCATagtaattattttcaaatggaAATTCAGTGATGTACTTGTTAACTATGACATGAGGATGACCTTTGAACTCTGTGTTTCAGTGTACTGTGCATGCTGTCTTGCGAACCGTGATATCCCTGGGCTCGGACATGACATGAAGCCACATTTCTACGTAAACATTGCAGACATAGAGACATTGGAATCAGAAGTGGCGTACATTGCATGTAAGTATCAACGGTCAGGGTTCGATAAAGCAGATATATCATTTTAGCTAAATAGTTATTGTCTGCTTGGTGAAgaaaataattgaattgaatatctATTTTCCTGATAGCAGTATTTATCTGCAGTAAGCCAACCAAGTCTTTTGTAGTTCAGTAAAAAATGCTTACAAATGCTATTTTAAGCCCACCCTCACCATTTGAAAATCCATCCATGCGTAAGCAATCCtcgttattgctatttctcgagaagtactggaaggatttTTCAATCCTCATGTACATATTCTGCTTGGTCCCTTGCTATAGATGTgtccatttgattttgagtctgatccagaaatttgatttcaattgattgtttagagaaaaaaatgctgtttaaatttgatttataaaATTGTGTCCATTGGTGTCTAAAGTCATACTATTGGATTCAAAAGAGTTAACATACCCACGAAAGAAAGGGACCTCAAATTAATCCTAAAGAAATAACATTTATTAAAGCAAAACTGCCTTTATTTAATCAACTTTAACAAACTTTGATATTAAACTTCAACACTAGAGGACAGGGCtgatttgaggataaatacggtactaaactttaacactagagGACAGGGCtgatttgaggataaatacggtactaaactttaacactagaggagggggcttatttgaggattaaTACAGTTCTTAAAATTAACACTCGAGTAGGGGGgatatttgaggataaatacagtactaaacttttacacgaaaggagggggcttatttgaggataaatacagttttTCAAATTAACACTCGAGTAGGGGGgatatttgaggataaatacagtactaaacttttacactagagtaggggacttatttgaggatgaatacagTATAATCTATGgtttttgatgtgatatcttcccttaaatatcttatataaactCACTTCTTACatgatttttatcaaattaaagcTGAGCTTccttaattttgtttgtttacaatcCTACAAGGCACGACAGAGAAGATATTTGAGATGAAGACATGTCTATACGATGTCTATATAGATAACCAGGTGATAAAGACACATTCTCCCATCCTCAAGGACATGCTCAAGGTCAGCGACGCTGATCGGGACAAGTACGCAAAACTCAACAATCAAAGGTAAGGCAGAAAGAACGGTTTTttggtcacctgagacgaagtcgccttttgtccggcgtcgtgcaTCGTCCATCGTCTGTTGCCCATCGttaaaacaatttacattttcaacttcttctcaattaccaacaggcccagagacctgatattgggtccgtagcatgctgggatggaGGGTgttcaagtttgttcaaatggatgaccttgatatgctaaaatatatcaaagctcaggtgactgttaaggcccatgggcctcttgtttttactGATATCTCACCATGTTGGATAGAGGTTGCCGttgtaagatagctatgtaagaaaATCTGTCTAACAGCATTTCACATGTGCAGAGTAATCTGCATTCAACAGGGGCAACTCTTACAatgtcgtctgcttgtgttcacatctgTCAGTTGTCATCGTCGATGTCAGGTTTAAAAAGTTGGAATTAACTaaaaagatatctgtattcagtagatacatgtattgtactcaCAATAAAGTGATAGGGCTACAAGGTAaacattttgggaccaatctgaaaacaacatggcccgacagacagccatctttgattttgacaattaaagtttgttattgctttttCTCAAAAAGTGATTCGAGAATTTTTCTGAAATTCAATTTGGATATTTCCCTTTGTCACTAGTTTTGCATATTCCATTAGGGGACtgataggaaaacaacatggccaacaggcggccatcttggattttgataattgcaAGTTGCTACtgccctctagcggagattcaaaattaccaacctttacacatgaaattttcgaccaatcaaaacgagcgttactgatgtatatcatcggtgatgtttacaaacacacatggaggcttgtgtcattttgatgagatatgtgataaATGACTTCTTTCAATTGACCAAACACTGTGAATGTTTCCCCAAAGATTGTACGTCTCTGTaattaggtaaaatgccatgacatagtcgacaagGCAGCTCTGTACTGGACCCCGCAacttttgtttactgcgaaactaagcctgaatgtaaaatgtgatttgattgggtgccctgggattccagggcacGACGATTTAAAGAGGACTATATCTGCCAAGAGTTTCGTGGAGTGTAACATAATCctggctagcgaagatgacaTACACACATAAAAATGAGTCTTTTAGTTAAACAGAGGCACTTTGACTTGATACAGAGAGACCGGGGAAATGGTCATGATGTTGAGAGACAAGgggggtacatgtatatgtatgtgtcgattaatatatgatatgtatgttatctatgcCTGGTTAAAAATACATCTATCAGTTTTGTTTCTGATTCACCCTGGCTTAGGTCTGCCCACCAATTTTCCTATGAAGAGCTCGGTGAGGAAGCGTGCAACGAAGAGGAACTCTTTACTATGTAAGTCAAAAAACTTTCAGACATTTGTCACATCTtacacattttcatttcatttcaaattttattggCATTTGATGGTATTAGTCGAAAGGATCAAATAACAggccaagcctatataaattctcTCCTTATCCTACACATTTTGTTTCAAACTTTTTATATTCACTTTAACTATGATAGAATATTTAGTCAATTCATGATCCAGATCTAGGTCTAAAGATCAATGATCCAAGAAATTTTCTTTTCAGGTTTTTCACCGAATTAAACAACCGCCTGTTCCAGACCTTGTTAGACGTTTCCATGTCACAGGACCGTCAACTCACATCAGAGCACATGAAGAGCATGGGTCTTGACCCATACGGAGATCGCTCCTTCCTTATGGAACTTGTCGAACACTATGGCATTGATGTAGTATTGATGGTGGACAACCCTTGTTGTCCAAAGTGATCGTATTAGGTGCTTTATCCTCAGTGATTCCCAGAGACCGTGAATTTCGGGGCAGTGAAGATGGGCGAGATCTGGATTTTCTTCAACATGGCGAACGAAAACCTTATTTTTCCATGCAAGGAGTATGTCggaaatactgtaaacgtacatattttagcggtaattttattttagcgttTTTCGCGCTAgaagccttgcgctaaattatgattgcgctaattactttttctacgttctatttctatagaaagttctgttgatgcgctaattcatcattgcgttaactggctaaaatctgcaaatgcgctaaaatttgattgcgctaaaataaaTACGTTTACAGTAATTGGTGTTGAGGTGGTGTAATTTTGCGATATGAGCACTAGGTTACGTAGTACAAATACGACGGTTCTTAAGATATGCAGAAAGAAATGGTTGCCATGGAAATCAGGGTTAGTACAGGTACAAAGTAATTTTTACATTccttgtgtttttcttcttctccATGAAAATGTTAgagatgttttttttcttttttttatttcttcgATTCAAACtctaaggtacatgtatatactgaaaGTTTGCATTGAAGTACAAAATGAATTGATGAAATGCATGATGGTGTAGATAAAATTTATCTTTCATGACTGTTCATCATCTGTGATCAGTGTACCATATGTTCTTACCATGACAAATCCTTTGTCCTTATATGGGCATTAGCCAAATGTTGGCTTTTGTGTGGTTTTGTCTCGTACTTTCACATATACTGAAGCcaaatttttatcaaaactaGTCAAGctggttttaaaattttgttttgctttcCGCTGTTAAATAAATGTGCTATATTGTCCGGCTACATGTTTAATACTCTTTTGAGATATTATGTGTTTGGTGAAATTAAAAATTGTCAATGATTTTTAGCTATTCAGTCATAACAACCTGTTGTATGTCACTCACATTGTtcattctaaaaatagacatttaCTGAAGTAGTTGTATTTCTTCGGATGATTATGGCAGTGTCATTTTAAAACTAgcttaattttcttttttctaattTACTGATGTCTTCCATATAGGGGTCAatgttatgtgtgtgtattgtttgtCAATCAAGGACCGtaatagctcagtcggttagattGTTGGCCCATGTAACCttaggtgaagatccgaggtgcgtggtttgACTCTCCCTACCCCGGTACCTGTGGCAGTTTGTTACGCACGATGCTGTGAAACTGACCTGACATTTGTATTTGAGAACACTTACCAATTCTACAAATCTTCATTTGACTCTCACTGTCCATGGCTACAGATGTACAATACTTTGACGTGACAAAATGTCTCTGTATTTCACTGAAGTAATTCTGTTGTCATTTATAGGATTATTGATGTCATGTCATTCATAGGGTTATTAATTTCATGTCGTTCATAAGGTTATTAATGTCATGTGATTCATAAGGTTATTAATGTCATGTCGTTCATAGGGTTATTAATGTTATGTTGTTCATAGGGTTATTAATATCTATTCATTCATAGGGTTATTAATGTCATGTCATTCATAGGATTATTAATGTCATGTCATTCATAGGGTTATTAATGTCATGTCATTTGTAGGGTTATTAATGTCATGCCATTTGTAGGGTTATTGATGTCATGGCATTCATAGGGTTATTAATGTCATGTCATTGGTAGGGTTATTAATGCCATGTCGTTGGGTTATTAATGTCATGCCATTTGAAGGGTTATTAATGTCATGTCGTTCATAGGGTTATTAATGTCATGTCATTCATAGGGTTATTAATGTCATGTCATTCATAGGGTTATTAATGTCATGTCATTCATAGGATTATTAATGTCATGTCATTCATAAGGTTATTCATGTGATGTCATTTGTAGGGTTAACTTATTAATGTCATGTCGTTCGTAGGGTTattaatgtcatttatatagTGAACACCAAGTTCAGTCTCTTGTAGCAAATTTCATCAGTGTAAAAACCAAACATAATATTCTGACATTATAGTGAATGAGCATGGAATGTTACCTGAAATACTTAAACAAAAGTGAAGTCATTGAAAGTTTTGTCtaattaaaaacaaagaaatttgaaatttcaattttaaaaaaaaatcagcatttGACTTAATTTGATAATAGCAAGTTTATGTGCGAACTGACAAAAAAGAATGTCTAAAAAAATTTTCCCTAACCTACAGTCAAACttcattatctcaaattcaaaAATTCTGTATAACTCGGAAATAAAAATTCAATTCCAACAATGAAAATTCTTTATCAAGGACATCATACCAGGGTATCTCTAATATTCAGACCCAACTGACTTTAAGGTAATGAGGTGCGACTGTAGTCAATTTCTCATGTAAGAATATGTTTGATCTTTTGtggcataaaaacaattttgcaGAAATGGTTGCAAGTTTTGATGTTAaccattacatgtatattgtaacctCAAAAACTTATTTGGTCAGTATAACTGACTGGATATGGGATttattatgtatgtaatgtttcATTCTAGCCACAGTGTTGTAgacatgtaattttttttcttcttttgaatCATATTTAAGTGCAACATGATTTATATTCGTCACATGATTAAGCGTGTATAAATATCCATTTGGGGAAATGCTTTTGCTAATGATTGTCTACAATTTTGATTGTCTTCAATGTAAATAACTgctgtttatgatatatatacatatataaacatattccATATTACCctaatttaatattatttatatagaggatcaGTTAGCTTGTTTTATGCGACTTCTGAAACAAATCCAGAAAGTGTCGTTTAAAGATATGAGTGGAAAATCCATGATGAgtaatattaattttatatcgAATGGAAACCACTTTATCACATTTCAGACATAACCTATATTCTGTTAGCCATTAATTTTAGAAATAGCTTTTTCTCATGCTGAAATGAAATTTAAGCTGgtgatcaatttttttttttttttaaactccaTGCTTCGAACTTTATTCTTTTGCGATGTCAAAAAGTACATGCAACACCATGAAATTCTGGCCTGGTGTCACCATGGAAACGAGATGGCCAATAACACGCAGCTTTACTTTATCGTATTATACATGCTGTGATTGTGAGTAAGTCAGTACTCGAGAgaagtatataatttattatgttGTTGAGATAATTTGTCTTCTTTATTTTAATCTATCGTAaaaattgatttatcaataagCCCAGGGGGCATTATTTCGTGAGGGATGAACATTTTGGATATATGGTTTAATTATGAGGATATAGATTTTATTTAGAAATGTCTCGCCCTTAGAACAGATGAATTGACTTATTTTCTGACacatttgatttatatttataagggaaatatcttaattacataGGCAAATTTTGAGCATTGATGATTTTACtaaatttcattgtttttttaattatgtaccaatatatatacaatgtaccaaataTTTATCTCATCTATTATCCACGTGGAGGTCTGTTTgcttatttttgtaaaaaaaatacagaaactTTAGTGACTTTTGGAGTTTGCTCAAAACGTAATACAGATGCATATAGAAAAAACCAAACAGGCGAGATGCATATATAATTCttgttttatcaatgttttgacaCAAAATCTGTCGTCATTTTATGACCAGTTTGCCTCAACTACTACTTTTCGTTCTATAAGATAtgttaatgaaaacaaatgaaagtaaaaaagaaaaattggaACTCATTCCAAACTGTGGATGTATAACTGGAAAATAAAACTTGTAGTGAAATTGGACTGATGAGGCTGATGCCCGTAGCCAGGGAGCTCCAATGGTTGGAGCGCCTGTCTAGCATTCAGAGGTCCCGAGTTCGAGTCCCAGACTGGTCATTGCaatttttcctctcctgttcATTTGGTGCCGAACTAGATACCCACAGAGGTGGTATAGGGTCTCATTTGTCTTCAGGGTCAAAGACTTTGTTGATGGAGGGAGGAATTTAGTGGAACTGGACTGCATGGGCTAAACGACAGTGgtcaggtagctcaaatggttagagtgCTAGCGTACGTCttagagttcagaggtcctgggtttgagtcttGGTCCGATCTTTGCATTTTTCCTTTCATTTTACATCTGGTGCCCAACTAAATACTCATAGAAGATTGTTTAGGGTCCCATCTGTGTCTTTCGGGTGGAAGACTCGACTGAGCAGAACACCAGTGGCCAGGTATGATTAGGATGTCCATCTAGAGGTTCTGGGTTCAAATCCCAGTCTGGTCCTTGCATTTTTACCTCGCTCATTAACTTAgggtttgtataatgtataaattGAATTGTTCCGATTGCTGCACCATCATCGATTAATATTATCACCTTGTCAAAATTTGAAATCCTGTACGTTGTATGTGTTGTACACCAAGACCTTTCATGGGGATGAATTTTGTTACTTTGATATCAGATATACGCTGTATAGTGACAAATATCTTTGTCTGCTCATTATTGCTTCTTAAAGTTCAGGGATATTCTGTACGTCCCGGACTTAACCaatgtatattagatatttatttctctttgatagttatttcccttcagcttatattacatataaaagATGATCAAAATACGTCACGTGGTCATGGTGGTACATTTCACAGCCAAACAAATGTCACCGTGgaaagaaatacaaaaatagtatatcatatttacttaCACATGAATTTTGTCTTATTGCATCACTAGTAATtctatttttgtgtattttcaggtaatttacatttgtttttgttgaaattgagACAAAATAAGCCATGAActtaatagattttttttaaactccaGGGACATTGTTCAAGTAATTGGATTTGTGCAATATGTGAGTTTTTCATTTTGCCTTTTCATATAAGGCAGTCGACTTAATTGTTTTTGTGTGGGTGTGAATCTTTACGGTCACACCAATTTTtggttataattatatatttgttatatatagagacCAGCAATCTTTTCACATCCATAATCTGCTTACAGTCTCTGTTCAAATCAAATACAACATTGAATAAAATACATTCTGAATACCTTTGCTTTTCTTTATTTCGCCAGTAAAGTGTTCGATGGAGACCAATACAATCTTACAGGGGCCTGTTCCGTGGACATGGATAGTCTGGGTTGCTGAATGCTGGCCAGCCAAATTCTTACACAAGGGtcgagatatccctgtccacagcaggcccatgtttgattatttttctcatgTAAAAGTAATTAATTGTAAGGTGTTGTGAATCTTTTCCATTGCACCATCATGAAAATGtgcatcaaaattgatgatGCTATGAATTTGCGATGTGGTTATGCTACAtacaagaggtccagagggcctgtatcacttgGATATGGCAGTGAATATTGGAAAACACTCTTCATTTCTACGAAGGAaagattttgatgaatttgCTTTAATTCACACATTTGGCCCCACGGGAcccatcatttata from Pecten maximus chromosome 11, xPecMax1.1, whole genome shotgun sequence harbors:
- the LOC117337309 gene encoding DENN domain-containing protein 11-like codes for the protein MAADERAPLLKFSEEDDYDGPRNRKAPYRLPSQFPGLGDPADEFILPLSLCESDHIVCVFVVTFDTRSGNMIEWCMPEDFDLDGVEFKAMVSGSHTMTKDFVYFRMDNLYGLACFENMRVESEIERGARMKSVGILSTSYTLLYRHMQFLETQVRHQLETPGNYSQLHAFYQDKKGTLTSDSAISGMSSSNSSPSTPSRDLPEMKITHPAGCFSQFIKFFGESIFVLWKFALLQRRLLFFSPPPIGVVCYRVYCACCLANRDIPGLGHDMKPHFYVNIADIETLESEVAYIACTTEKIFEMKTCLYDVYIDNQVIKTHSPILKDMLKVSDADRDKYAKLNNQRSAHQFSYEELGEEACNEEELFTMFFTELNNRLFQTLLDVSMSQDRQLTSEHMKSMGLDPYGDRSFLMELVEHYGIDVVLMVDNPCCPK